In Flavobacterium luteolum, the DNA window TTTCTTTTCGTAATCAGCAATTGCTTCGTCGATGGTTTCAAATTTTCCGTTGGTTAAATTTTCGGTTAAATGGAAAGCATCAAATAGTCCCATATTTACACCTTCGCCAGCAAATGGTGGCATTAAGTGAGCTGCGTCGCCAACAAGCGTAATATTTGAATGTTCTTTCCATGGTTCTTCTAAGGAGAATAATCTCAAAGGCAAACCAGAAAATTCAGTAGAAACAGCAAAGAATTTTTTGTAATCATCTCCCCAGTTCTCGAAAGTTTCGTTTAAAAAAGAAATTACAGATTGATCGTCTTCAAAATTAATTCCGTGATTCGAAATCCAATCTTCATCTGCTTTAAAAGAAACTCCAAAATGAACAGAACCATCGCGCATAGTGTGTGTGTAAAACATTTTATGTTCGCCCATTGCCATAACATTTCCGTTTCCGTATTTCGGTTTAAATTCAGGGTAATCTTGATCTGGATTTGCAATTTCGCCTTGAATAATATATGTTCCCGAAAGTTGTGGTTCCTGATCGCTTACAAATTTTCTGGCGTTTGATCTTCCTCCATTTGCCACAATAACAAAATCGGCAGTTGTTTTTGTACCGTTTTTGAACTCCAAAACATATTGGTTTTCATGTTTTTCGAGATTAATCAATTGACTATCCCAAACAACGGTATTTTCTTTAAGATTGTCCAGCATAATTTTTCTAAGATCATTACGGTCAATTTCTGGGCGTGAGAAAGCATTGGTTTCGTCAGGCATTTCGTCAGAAGTGATGTTTCCTTCTATATCGGCCATTTTCTCACCTGTTGGTCTGGCATATTTTTTAAATTCCTCCATCAAACCCGCTTTCTGAATCGCGTATTGCCCAGAATCGGAGTGAATATCTAGAGTTCCGCCCGATGTTCTGGCTTGAGCATTACTATCTCTTTCGTAAACCGTAACATCAGCACCATTAATTTGTAAAATTCTAGCTGTAGTCAGTCCAACTGGACCACTGCCAATAATGGCAATTTTTTTATTTTCTATAATTGAAGTTTTCATTTTTATTGAAATTTATATTGTATTATAATTGAGTTTGGGATTTAAAGCAAAATCAAGGAGTTAGAGCTTTTAGGACTAAATTGAAAGCTTTATTTTTAATCTCGTCATTCAGAACAAAAGATTTTCCAGACATGGATTTTCCGTCTCGATGAAATTCTAAAAGAGAATAAAGTGATCCGTAAGCAATACTCCAAAATACTTCATAAGGGACAGAAATGAGTTCTTTTCGCTCAATGGCCAAAAGCATAAATTCAGTCATCATTTGCTTATACTTTCCTGTTACTTCTTGTATGATCGCATCGCCGTGAGTAGAATGTCTTAAAAGTTCAAAACAGGTAGCTTGTTGGGTAAAATTTAGATTAAAATAAATACGATTTTCCCATTGATTTCGTAATCCATCTCTAAAAGACATATCTGTAGAGAAACCATCAAACATTTTTTCAAAGAAATTTTGACCGATTTCAATTCCAATTTTGCGAATTAAATCTTCTTTGTCTGAATAATAGATATAAAGTGTCGCAACAGAAATACCACATTCTTTAGCAAGACGATTCATTCCGAAACCTTCTACACCTTGCGTAACAATCATTTCTATTGCTTTTTGTTTTACAATTTCCTCTTTATTGGTATCTCTAGTTCTCATAATTCTAATTGATTATGGCACAAAGATACAAAAAATAATAAATGAACGATCGCTTAGTTATGTTTTTTTTGAAGGTTCTAAGATTCTAAGGTTCTGAGGCGCTGAGTTTTTTAGGTTCAAAAGGTGCAAAGAGACAAAAGTTTTAAGATTTGGAAATGAATTGCTTTCAGCTTTAGCTGAAGGATTAAAAAAGGACAAAGAGAAGGGCTTTAGAAATTGTATGTTTAAAAGCAAACAAAAAAAGCTGAAACGATATGCTATCATTTCAGCTGATTCTGTATTTAGAGTATATTTTATAAAGTTTTTGTTGGCTCGGCTTCTCTTAGGTTTTGATTCTCTAAGATTTCTTTTAAATAAGGATTTACGATGTTTTCAATATCGCCTTCAGAGATATTTAAAGCTTCTGGATCTGATGCTAATTGCAACCATGGTTTTGGGCTATCAAAATTATAAGTTCCAAAAACTACCACGGGAGTACCTTTTACTTTTACATTTTCTTTATCCTTCAGAATCCATTCGTCAGCAAATTTATAAAGGTATTTAGCGTCTTTTTCTAATAGTCGTAAGCAAGAATGTGACGCAGGATATCCCGGCAATGCATATTCGTGAAAACCAACTCCCAATTTATTTTCGATATTAAAATTCCATTTTAAATCCCATTCGTCATTAAATGTACTGGTGGTTTGTTCTGCTTTCCAATTGGTGAAAAACAATCCAGTAGGAGTAGGGTCTTTTTTTCTTCCCATATTAGTTGGACCTGTACGAACTAATTCACCATTTTCATAAGCGGCAAAAGCTTGAGTTGGATACGAAAAAAGGATAATTTTTGATACTTCTTCTAAAGCAGAAACATGTAATGGAAAGGGCAAGTAATAAACCAAATCACCGCTAAAATCTGCAGGAATTACAACTGAATCCAGTTTTTTAAAATTGGCTTTGTCGGTTCTATTCAAAGCGTAAACAATATCCATTTTAGAACTGTCGGCTTCATTTAACTTGAGCCAGTCTTTGGTTTTCTCGATTTGATACCCAATCGTTTCAGGCTTTTTGTGTTCAATTACCTTTTTTTTCTCTTTTTTATTTTCAGTCAGTGTGATGGTATCGGTTTTTTTACAAGAACCTAATAAAACCAACATCAAGATCAGTAGTATGTTTGCTGTGTAATATAACTTTTTCATAGGTCGAATTTTTATGAATATAAAGTTATAAATCTGATAGCTGAAAAGGGTTACATAATTTTTTGAATTGGTTTCGGGATTTACATTTTATCAAATAATACTCATTTGATGTAACTCATTTAAAATTATTTTAAAGAGTTCTAATATTTGATCTAGTTTTTGTAAATCTGCAGTTTTTCCATCAAAATAAAAAGATAGTTCAAATTGATTTTCAGGGAGTTTTTGTTCCCAAATTCCTTTGTGATCAGAAATTTGAATATTTACGTCTTTGATTTCTAAAAAAAGAGAACGGATTACTGTGTTTCGCAATAAGGACTTAATTTTTAATTCATTATTGCTTTTAATGATGAATGCCTTGTCAAAATCCTCAGATCCAATTTGAATATCTTGTGCTCCAAATAATTTCTCAATCTTACGAATAAGTCCTTCCTTATATATTTCAAATCTAAAATCATTATTTGAATTAATAGGAACAATAATTCTTGTCATTTCGGTACTGTATTTTCCAGACCAAAGCGTGTAATTATCAAATATAATTTTCCAGTTTTTATATATAATAACAACAGAATCTGACTGCCAAGAATAGCCGTCCTTAAAAATTCCGTTTGTTTTATTTGCAAATTCTTTCCAAATATTTATTTTGCTATCATTTTTTTGGTGCATATAAATTATTGTAATTAAATCAAGCCTTTTATTTTAGCATGCTGCAAAAGCATAATAGTTTTTGCATCAGTGATTTCTCCAGATTCAATCATGGCGTAAGCTTCATCAAAAGTATACTCCAGAACTTCTATGTTTTCCTGTTCAGCATCAAGTCCGCCACCAGAACTTACTTTCATATTTTCGTCATATTCTCCCACAAACAGATACAGAATCTCTGTTACAGACCCCGGAGACATATAGGTTTCGATTACTTTTTGAACTTTTGTTAAACGATATCCTGTTTCTTCTTCTGTTTCACGAATAATAGCTTGTTCGGCATTGTCTTTGTCTAAAA includes these proteins:
- a CDS encoding FAD-dependent oxidoreductase, with the protein product MKTSIIENKKIAIIGSGPVGLTTARILQINGADVTVYERDSNAQARTSGGTLDIHSDSGQYAIQKAGLMEEFKKYARPTGEKMADIEGNITSDEMPDETNAFSRPEIDRNDLRKIMLDNLKENTVVWDSQLINLEKHENQYVLEFKNGTKTTADFVIVANGGRSNARKFVSDQEPQLSGTYIIQGEIANPDQDYPEFKPKYGNGNVMAMGEHKMFYTHTMRDGSVHFGVSFKADEDWISNHGINFEDDQSVISFLNETFENWGDDYKKFFAVSTEFSGLPLRLFSLEEPWKEHSNITLVGDAAHLMPPFAGEGVNMGLFDAFHLTENLTNGKFETIDEAIADYEKKMFGYALEAQRMTKKMEDLLHSDIVAEDILSSRGM
- a CDS encoding TetR/AcrR family transcriptional regulator; its protein translation is MRTRDTNKEEIVKQKAIEMIVTQGVEGFGMNRLAKECGISVATLYIYYSDKEDLIRKIGIEIGQNFFEKMFDGFSTDMSFRDGLRNQWENRIYFNLNFTQQATCFELLRHSTHGDAIIQEVTGKYKQMMTEFMLLAIERKELISVPYEVFWSIAYGSLYSLLEFHRDGKSMSGKSFVLNDEIKNKAFNLVLKALTP
- a CDS encoding NUDIX domain-containing protein; protein product: MRKNPEIEITDTKLLSDNWYILNKVTFNYKKENEKVESHIREVYDRGNGAGILLYNTAKKTVVLTRQFRLPTYLNGNKTGMMIEVCAGLLDKDNAEQAIIRETEEETGYRLTKVQKVIETYMSPGSVTEILYLFVGEYDENMKVSSGGGLDAEQENIEVLEYTFDEAYAMIESGEITDAKTIMLLQHAKIKGLI
- a CDS encoding L,D-transpeptidase translates to MKKLYYTANILLILMLVLLGSCKKTDTITLTENKKEKKKVIEHKKPETIGYQIEKTKDWLKLNEADSSKMDIVYALNRTDKANFKKLDSVVIPADFSGDLVYYLPFPLHVSALEEVSKIILFSYPTQAFAAYENGELVRTGPTNMGRKKDPTPTGLFFTNWKAEQTTSTFNDEWDLKWNFNIENKLGVGFHEYALPGYPASHSCLRLLEKDAKYLYKFADEWILKDKENVKVKGTPVVVFGTYNFDSPKPWLQLASDPEALNISEGDIENIVNPYLKEILENQNLREAEPTKTL